A region from the Clostridium beijerinckii genome encodes:
- a CDS encoding undecaprenyldiphospho-muramoylpentapeptide beta-N-acetylglucosaminyltransferase, with the protein MYKYKIIMTGGGTAGHVTPNLALIPKLKESGFEIKYIGSIDGIEKEIITRNNIPFFGISCGKLRRYFDVKNFTDPFKILKGVAQSIKILSKEKPDIIFSKGGFVAVPVVIAASIKKIPVVAHESDMTPGLANKLSAPFCNKLCVTFRESLNFINGNKGVLTGSPIREEIFNGNKDKGRKICGFIDNKEVLFIMGGSLGSKIINEEIRKSLEHLLKEFNIIHICGSGNIDKKLINFDGYKQFEYVNEELPDLMKTADYIISRAGANSIFEFLALKKPTLLIPLSKKASRGDQILNSKSFEKEGYSLMLEEEELKDDILYKKVLELKDRKTEIINNMERSQIKNGVEAIIGVLLESIKK; encoded by the coding sequence TTGTATAAATACAAAATAATAATGACAGGTGGAGGAACAGCAGGGCATGTAACTCCTAATTTAGCGTTAATACCTAAATTGAAAGAAAGTGGTTTTGAAATTAAATATATTGGTAGTATTGATGGTATTGAAAAGGAAATAATAACAAGAAATAATATTCCTTTCTTTGGAATTTCATGTGGAAAGTTAAGAAGATACTTTGACGTGAAAAATTTTACAGATCCTTTTAAGATTCTGAAGGGAGTTGCACAATCAATAAAAATATTATCAAAAGAAAAACCAGATATTATTTTTTCAAAAGGAGGTTTTGTAGCAGTACCAGTTGTTATTGCAGCATCTATAAAAAAAATACCAGTAGTAGCTCATGAATCTGATATGACTCCGGGTCTTGCCAATAAATTATCAGCACCATTTTGTAATAAGTTATGTGTGACTTTTAGAGAAAGTTTAAACTTTATAAATGGAAATAAGGGAGTACTTACAGGAAGTCCTATACGAGAAGAAATATTTAATGGAAACAAGGATAAGGGAAGAAAAATATGTGGATTCATTGATAATAAAGAAGTGTTGTTTATTATGGGGGGAAGTCTTGGGTCAAAAATAATAAACGAAGAAATAAGAAAAAGTTTAGAGCATCTTTTGAAAGAGTTTAATATAATTCATATTTGTGGCAGCGGTAATATAGATAAGAAACTTATAAACTTTGATGGATATAAACAATTCGAGTATGTAAATGAAGAACTGCCAGATTTGATGAAAACAGCTGATTATATAATTTCAAGGGCGGGAGCAAATTCTATATTTGAATTCTTAGCATTAAAAAAACCTACTCTATTAATACCTCTTTCTAAGAAGGCCAGTAGAGGAGACCAAATTTTGAATTCTAAATCATTTGAAAAAGAAGGTTATTCTTTAATGTTAGAAGAAGAAGAACTTAAAGATGATATACTATACAAGAAAGTTTTAGAACTTAAAGATAGAAAAACAGAGATTATTAATAATATGGAAAGAAGCCAAATTAAAAATGGTGTAGAAGCAATAATAGGTGTATTATTAGAGAGTATAAAGAAATAG
- a CDS encoding flavodoxin (An electron-transfer protein; flavodoxin binds one FMN molecule, which serves as a redox-active prosthetic group) gives MKKVSIIYWSCGGNIEALANVMADGAREQGAEVIIKHVTDATIEDVLEADSIAFGSPAVDSTKIEQEEMKPFLEQLKGLNQENKNKNCILFATYGWIEDTFMKIWKAEMTSYGFNVIGNLAIKDSPTKKQTNLIKKLGEELVK, from the coding sequence ATGAAAAAGGTATCAATCATTTATTGGAGTTGCGGAGGGAACATAGAGGCCCTTGCAAATGTGATGGCAGATGGTGCTAGAGAACAAGGTGCAGAAGTAATTATCAAACATGTTACAGACGCTACTATAGAAGACGTTTTAGAAGCTGACTCTATTGCGTTTGGAAGTCCTGCAGTGGACTCGACTAAAATAGAACAAGAAGAAATGAAGCCGTTTCTAGAACAGTTAAAAGGTTTGAATCAAGAAAATAAAAACAAAAATTGTATTTTATTTGCTACCTATGGATGGATTGAGGATACTTTCATGAAAATATGGAAGGCTGAAATGACATCTTATGGGTTTAATGTAATTGGAAATTTAGCAATTAAAGATTCGCCAACTAAAAAACAAACAAATCTTATTAAGAAATTAGGAGAAGAACTAGTTAAATAA
- the nifJ gene encoding pyruvate:ferredoxin (flavodoxin) oxidoreductase, producing the protein MRKMKTMDGNTAAAHISYAFTEVTAIFPITPSSPMAEHVDEWVAQGRKNIFGQPVKVMEMQSEAGAAGAVHGSLQAGALTTTYTASQGLLLMIPNMYKISGEMLPGVFHVSARALATSSLNIFGDHQDVMAARQTGFAMLAEGSVQEVMDLSAVAHLTAIKTRIPFLNFFDGFRTSHEVQKIEVLEYDELANLLDWDSVKAFRERALNPNHPVTRGTAQNADVYFQERESVNRFYDELPETVENYMAEITKLTGREYHCFDYYGAPDADRVIVAMGSATDVCEETIDYLNSNGQKVGVIKVRLFRPFSNERLLAAIPKTVKKIAVLDRTKEPGSAGEPLYLDIRNAFFGQADAPIIIGGRFGLGSKDPNPGHIAAVYANLAQEAPKNGFTIGINDDVTNTSLEVTEDIDATPEGTTACKFWGLGSDGTVGANKSAIKIIGDNTDMYAQAYFFYDSKKSGGITVSHLRFGKKAIKSPYLINKADFVSCSNQSYVHKYNVLEGLKPNSTFLLNTIWTPEDLEEKLPASYKRFLANNNIKFYTLNAVGIAQEIGLGGRINMIMQSAFFKLANIIPVEDAIKHLKDAVVSSYGKKGEKVVNMNNAAIDKGVESIVEINIPEAWKTVADEEAVEIKYATKFVKDIVIPMNRQEGDQLPVSAFIGMEDGTFENGTAAFEKRGIAVNVPEWDSEKCIQCNQCAIVCPHAVIRPFLLTEAEKNAAPSATKIVAAKALKTEEPLLYSMGITPLDCSGCGNCAQVCPAPGKALVMKPQESQHDQIEAWDYLTHDISVKKNPMNKKTVKGSQFEQPLLEFSGACAGCGETPYVKAITQLVGDRMMVANATGCTSIWGGSAPSTPYTKNKEGHGPAWANSLFEDNAEYGLGMFLGVKAIRERIAGEAEAAIAANDPAKAELQDWLDNVDEGEGTRERADKLVAALEKSGTEAAKSILAQKDYFVKRSQWIFGGDGWAYDIGYGGVDHVLATGEDVNILVVDTEVYSNTGGQSSKATPTAAIAKFAASGKKTKKKDLGMMAMSYGYVYVAQINMGADKNQVMKALAEAEAYKGPSLIIAYAPCINHGLRIGMGNSQEEAKRATACGYWQMYRFNPELKEAGKNPFVLDSKEPTADFKEFLMGEVRYSSLAKAFPEAADALFEKTKQDAMERLEGYKKLANQQ; encoded by the coding sequence ATGAGAAAAATGAAAACTATGGACGGTAATACTGCAGCAGCTCATATATCTTATGCATTCACAGAAGTTACTGCAATATTCCCAATTACACCATCATCTCCAATGGCAGAACATGTAGATGAATGGGTAGCACAAGGAAGAAAAAATATATTTGGACAACCTGTAAAAGTTATGGAAATGCAATCAGAAGCTGGAGCTGCTGGTGCTGTTCATGGATCTTTACAAGCTGGAGCTTTAACAACTACTTATACAGCTTCACAAGGTTTATTATTAATGATACCAAACATGTACAAAATTTCTGGTGAAATGTTACCAGGAGTATTCCACGTTTCAGCTAGAGCATTAGCTACATCTTCTTTAAACATATTTGGAGATCACCAAGATGTTATGGCAGCAAGACAAACTGGTTTTGCAATGCTTGCAGAAGGATCAGTTCAAGAAGTAATGGATTTATCGGCAGTAGCTCATTTAACTGCTATTAAAACAAGAATTCCATTCTTAAACTTCTTTGATGGATTCAGAACTTCTCATGAAGTGCAAAAAATCGAAGTTTTAGAATATGACGAATTAGCAAACTTACTTGACTGGGATTCAGTTAAAGCTTTCAGAGAAAGAGCATTAAACCCAAATCATCCTGTAACTAGAGGAACTGCTCAAAATGCAGATGTCTATTTCCAAGAAAGAGAATCTGTTAATAGATTCTACGATGAATTACCAGAAACAGTTGAAAATTACATGGCTGAAATTACTAAATTAACAGGTAGAGAATATCACTGTTTCGATTACTATGGAGCACCAGATGCTGATAGAGTAATAGTTGCTATGGGTTCAGCTACAGATGTATGTGAAGAAACTATAGACTACTTAAATTCTAACGGACAAAAAGTTGGTGTTATTAAAGTAAGATTATTCAGACCATTCTCAAATGAAAGATTATTAGCTGCTATTCCAAAGACAGTTAAGAAAATTGCTGTTTTAGATAGAACTAAAGAACCAGGATCAGCTGGAGAACCATTATACTTAGATATTAGAAATGCATTCTTCGGACAAGCTGATGCACCAATTATTATTGGTGGTAGATTTGGTTTAGGTTCAAAAGATCCAAATCCAGGACATATTGCTGCAGTTTATGCTAACTTAGCACAAGAAGCACCAAAGAATGGATTTACAATTGGAATCAATGATGACGTTACAAATACTTCATTAGAAGTAACTGAAGATATAGATGCTACTCCAGAAGGAACTACAGCTTGTAAGTTCTGGGGATTAGGATCAGATGGTACTGTTGGAGCAAACAAGAGTGCAATCAAGATTATTGGAGATAATACTGATATGTATGCTCAAGCGTACTTCTTCTATGATTCAAAGAAATCAGGTGGAATTACAGTATCTCATTTAAGATTTGGTAAGAAAGCAATTAAGTCACCATACTTAATAAACAAAGCAGATTTTGTTTCATGTTCTAACCAATCATATGTCCACAAATACAATGTACTTGAAGGATTAAAGCCAAATTCTACTTTCTTATTAAATACTATCTGGACTCCAGAAGATTTAGAAGAAAAATTACCAGCATCATATAAGAGATTCTTAGCAAACAACAACATTAAGTTCTACACTTTAAATGCTGTAGGTATTGCTCAAGAAATCGGTCTTGGTGGAAGAATCAACATGATAATGCAATCAGCTTTCTTCAAGTTAGCTAACATTATTCCAGTTGAAGATGCTATCAAACACTTAAAAGATGCAGTTGTATCTTCTTATGGTAAGAAGGGTGAAAAAGTTGTTAACATGAACAACGCTGCTATAGACAAGGGTGTTGAATCAATTGTTGAAATAAATATTCCAGAAGCTTGGAAGACAGTTGCAGATGAAGAAGCAGTAGAAATTAAGTATGCTACTAAATTTGTAAAAGATATAGTTATTCCAATGAACAGACAAGAAGGAGATCAACTTCCAGTTTCAGCATTTATAGGAATGGAAGATGGTACTTTTGAAAATGGTACTGCAGCATTTGAAAAAAGAGGAATTGCAGTAAATGTTCCAGAATGGGATTCAGAAAAATGTATCCAATGTAACCAATGTGCAATAGTATGTCCACATGCTGTTATAAGACCATTCTTATTAACTGAAGCAGAAAAGAATGCTGCTCCAAGTGCAACTAAGATTGTAGCTGCTAAGGCATTAAAGACTGAAGAGCCATTATTATATTCAATGGGTATAACACCACTTGACTGTTCAGGTTGTGGAAACTGTGCTCAAGTATGTCCAGCACCAGGAAAAGCATTAGTTATGAAACCACAAGAATCTCAACATGATCAAATAGAAGCTTGGGATTACTTAACTCATGATATTTCAGTTAAGAAGAACCCAATGAACAAGAAGACAGTTAAAGGTAGCCAATTTGAGCAACCATTACTTGAATTCTCAGGAGCTTGTGCAGGTTGTGGAGAAACTCCATATGTTAAAGCTATAACTCAATTAGTTGGTGATAGAATGATGGTTGCTAATGCAACTGGATGTACATCAATTTGGGGAGGATCTGCTCCTTCAACTCCATATACTAAGAATAAAGAAGGACATGGTCCAGCTTGGGCTAACTCATTATTCGAAGATAATGCTGAATATGGATTAGGTATGTTCTTAGGAGTTAAAGCTATAAGAGAAAGAATTGCAGGAGAAGCAGAAGCTGCTATAGCTGCAAATGATCCAGCAAAAGCTGAATTACAAGATTGGTTAGACAATGTTGATGAAGGTGAAGGAACTAGAGAAAGAGCTGATAAATTAGTTGCTGCTCTAGAAAAATCAGGAACTGAAGCTGCTAAATCAATTTTAGCTCAAAAAGATTACTTCGTTAAGAGATCACAATGGATCTTCGGAGGAGACGGATGGGCATACGATATCGGATACGGTGGAGTTGACCATGTATTAGCTACTGGAGAAGATGTAAATATATTAGTAGTAGATACAGAAGTTTATTCAAACACTGGTGGTCAATCATCTAAAGCTACTCCAACTGCTGCAATCGCTAAGTTTGCTGCAAGTGGTAAGAAGACTAAGAAGAAAGATCTTGGAATGATGGCTATGAGTTATGGTTATGTATATGTAGCTCAAATTAACATGGGTGCTGATAAGAACCAAGTTATGAAAGCTCTTGCAGAAGCAGAAGCATACAAAGGACCATCATTAATAATAGCTTATGCACCATGTATCAATCATGGATTAAGAATTGGTATGGGTAACAGCCAAGAAGAAGCTAAGAGAGCTACTGCATGTGGATACTGGCAAATGTACAGATTCAACCCAGAATTAAAAGAAGCTGGAAAGAATCCATTTGTATTAGATTCTAAAGAACCAACAGCAGACTTCAAGGAATTCTTAATGGGAGAAGTTAGATACTCTTCACTTGCTAAGGCATTCCCAGAAGCAGCAGACGCTTTATTTGAAAAGACTAAACAAGATGCTATGGAAAGATTAGAAGGATACAAGAAATTAGCTAATCAACAATAA
- a CDS encoding DUF1292 domain-containing protein: protein MEKDLEKCGCNSEEGNCGCGGHNHDDHEHECCGGHDHDKDHECGCGCNDDEENFVIDLEDENGNIVTCPIIDEFEFEEKSYYLAQNPEEDSVYLFRLDDEELVVPDEEEFDRVSAYYQDELVGGEE from the coding sequence ATGGAAAAGGATTTAGAAAAATGTGGATGTAATAGTGAAGAAGGTAATTGTGGATGTGGTGGACATAATCATGATGACCATGAACATGAATGCTGTGGTGGACACGATCATGATAAAGATCATGAATGTGGATGTGGATGTAATGATGACGAAGAAAACTTCGTTATAGATTTAGAAGATGAAAATGGGAATATAGTTACATGTCCTATAATTGATGAATTTGAGTTTGAAGAAAAATCATACTACTTAGCTCAAAATCCAGAAGAAGATTCAGTTTATCTTTTTAGACTTGATGATGAGGAACTTGTAGTTCCTGATGAAGAAGAATTTGATAGAGTATCAGCTTATTATCAAGATGAATTAGTAGGCGGAGAAGAATAA
- a CDS encoding aspartate aminotransferase, giving the protein MQLSKKAGNINPSITLAITAKANELKSQGVDVVSFGAGEPDFNTPENIIQAAIKAMYDGKTKYTPAGGILELKQTICNKFKNDNNLEYKPSQITISTGAKQCLANVFMAILNPEDEVLIPVPYWVSYPELVKLADGVPVYVETSKENNYKYTICDLEKVITNKTKAILINSPNNPTGTIYHEEELLEIANFAKEHNLLIISDEIYEKLIYDGEEHISIASLNEDAYERTMVINGVSKTYAMTGWRLGYVAASEEITKLMTSIQSHMTSNVNTMAQYAAIEALNGPIEDLNNMIKEFENRRNFMLYKLEKLSEISIIKPSGAFYIMVNISAYLNTTFKEQVINNSVDFAKVLLEEEKVAVIPGTGFGLDNYIRLSYATSMDIIENGIDRISIFLSKIK; this is encoded by the coding sequence ATGCAATTATCTAAAAAGGCGGGGAATATTAATCCATCAATTACACTAGCAATTACAGCTAAAGCTAATGAATTAAAAAGTCAAGGCGTTGATGTAGTAAGTTTTGGAGCTGGGGAACCAGATTTTAATACACCAGAAAATATAATTCAGGCAGCTATAAAAGCAATGTATGATGGTAAAACTAAATATACTCCAGCAGGAGGAATATTAGAATTAAAACAAACTATATGCAACAAATTTAAAAATGATAATAACTTGGAATATAAGCCAAGTCAAATAACAATTTCAACAGGTGCTAAACAATGTTTAGCTAATGTTTTCATGGCTATTTTAAATCCGGAGGATGAAGTATTAATTCCAGTACCATATTGGGTTAGTTATCCTGAATTAGTAAAGCTAGCTGACGGGGTACCGGTATATGTAGAAACATCTAAAGAAAATAATTATAAATACACAATATGTGATTTAGAAAAAGTAATAACAAATAAAACAAAAGCAATATTAATAAACAGTCCTAATAATCCAACTGGAACTATTTATCATGAAGAAGAATTATTAGAAATAGCGAATTTTGCTAAAGAACATAATCTGTTAATTATATCAGATGAAATTTATGAAAAATTAATATATGATGGAGAAGAGCATATAAGCATAGCATCTTTAAATGAAGATGCATATGAAAGAACAATGGTAATAAATGGTGTATCTAAAACCTATGCGATGACTGGGTGGAGACTGGGATATGTAGCTGCAAGTGAAGAGATAACTAAACTTATGACTAGTATTCAAAGTCATATGACATCAAATGTAAATACAATGGCGCAATATGCTGCAATAGAAGCATTGAATGGACCAATAGAAGATTTAAATAATATGATAAAAGAATTCGAAAATAGAAGAAACTTTATGCTTTATAAATTGGAAAAGTTGAGTGAAATATCTATTATAAAACCAAGTGGAGCATTTTATATTATGGTTAATATATCAGCATATTTAAATACTACTTTTAAAGAACAAGTAATTAATAATTCAGTGGATTTTGCAAAAGTATTATTGGAAGAAGAAAAAGTTGCAGTAATACCAGGAACTGGTTTTGGATTAGATAATTACATAAGATTATCATATGCAACATCCATGGATATAATAGAAAATGGAATCGATAGAATTTCAATATTTTTAAGCAAAATCAAATAA
- a CDS encoding HAD-IB family hydrolase — MRKLAIFDIDYTITKSETLMELFKYVIKNDKRNIRFLPRAIYSGSMYTLGIYDERTVKEKFLKFIDGIKEQDLSKLVKNFYEEKLKTIVYEDALKMMKKLKNEGYDIYLISASPEFYINEFYNIKEVDKIIGTKFNFSDGIFTRKMEGENCKGEEKVRRLKEVLKNENIEVDFKESYMFSDSLSDKPLLDLVGKPYLINYRKKHDIEILKWK; from the coding sequence TTGAGAAAACTTGCTATATTTGATATAGATTATACTATTACTAAAAGCGAAACTTTAATGGAATTATTTAAATATGTGATAAAAAACGATAAAAGAAACATTCGATTTCTACCTAGAGCTATATATAGCGGAAGTATGTACACTTTAGGAATATATGATGAAAGAACAGTAAAAGAGAAATTTTTAAAATTTATAGATGGAATAAAGGAACAGGATTTATCAAAACTTGTGAAAAATTTTTATGAAGAGAAATTAAAAACAATAGTGTATGAAGATGCACTAAAAATGATGAAAAAACTTAAAAATGAAGGATATGATATATATTTGATTTCAGCATCTCCTGAGTTTTATATTAATGAATTCTATAATATAAAAGAAGTTGATAAAATTATAGGAACTAAATTTAATTTTAGTGATGGAATTTTTACAAGGAAGATGGAAGGTGAGAATTGTAAGGGTGAGGAAAAGGTGCGAAGGCTAAAAGAAGTTCTTAAAAATGAAAACATAGAGGTGGATTTTAAAGAATCATACATGTTTTCAGATTCTCTATCAGACAAACCATTATTAGATTTAGTTGGAAAACCATATTTAATAAATTATAGAAAAAAGCATGATATAGAAATATTAAAGTGGAAATAA
- a CDS encoding aminotransferase class IV yields MEDKIIYEVLRVINGKPIFLETHLKRMKNSFSLINEKFEFSYEELRMKIDDLIKTENKSEGNIKITYGVHEKVLKVFFIEHSYPSEEMYQSGVKTILYFGERENPNAKIVNENFRKKVNSEIKDKNAYEAILVDKNGYITEGSKSNIFMVKDNELLTSPLKAVLPGVTRGEIIKIAGKIGIKVKEVEYKYSDIDKLDGMFISGTSPKVLPISSVDNINLDPNNSIIRKLFKEYNNEINLYIGSDLK; encoded by the coding sequence ATGGAAGATAAAATAATTTATGAAGTACTAAGAGTTATAAATGGCAAACCAATTTTTCTAGAAACTCATTTAAAAAGAATGAAAAATTCATTTAGTTTAATTAATGAAAAATTTGAATTCAGCTATGAAGAATTAAGAATGAAAATAGATGATTTAATAAAAACTGAAAATAAATCTGAAGGTAATATAAAAATAACTTACGGAGTACATGAAAAAGTATTAAAAGTATTTTTTATAGAACATTCGTATCCTTCTGAGGAAATGTATCAAAGTGGTGTTAAAACAATATTATATTTCGGAGAAAGAGAAAATCCTAACGCAAAAATAGTTAATGAAAATTTTAGGAAAAAGGTAAATAGTGAAATAAAAGATAAAAATGCCTATGAGGCTATATTAGTCGATAAAAATGGATATATAACAGAAGGTAGTAAATCCAATATATTTATGGTTAAAGATAATGAACTTTTAACATCACCTCTAAAAGCAGTATTACCAGGGGTAACAAGAGGCGAAATTATAAAAATAGCAGGGAAAATTGGGATTAAGGTTAAAGAAGTAGAATATAAATATTCAGATATTGACAAATTAGATGGAATGTTTATTTCAGGTACATCTCCTAAAGTATTGCCTATAAGTTCGGTTGATAATATAAATCTAGATCCTAATAATAGTATTATTAGAAAATTGTTTAAAGAATATAATAATGAGATAAACCTATATATAGGTAGTGACCTAAAATAG
- a CDS encoding DUF342 domain-containing protein: MNMKFSGTSLEECIEKASAELTISKESLKYRVTKEEKRFFKRKVEIEILNDNKNTEEEFKEKEIIGEKQKIEEKQVFGAKVEDGKIIITESENNDEIITIKSCPGVNLFVNGEKSDLTTIVTCKDKIEYKFEQIQPMRNIDISITNDKMEAYININSISKHIYELVDQEYHKNLTLIKKKIGDEYPPKYDLMELKELLKSKGIRYGIIEDELNNICNEHNVNNKLIAKGLPVQNDIPDEIKTLFKDAEELIKHEDSEQKVDYRNRYSISNANIGDIIGEVTPGKVGSDGIDVLGMPIKRKTTKKVTLKTGEGCKFENNKIIATTKGKPALSGGKFTVNKLYKVDEVDLKSGNIDFVGNVEVVGAVSEGMEVNAGNELYVGKNVESAVVKALGEVTIKGNVLNSTITAGSENVERRQYIDNLIIFKNIINDLGSTVEQINENNLLGIKQYGEIIKILIENKFKLIPKLSRSILNYNMSQGVQHSDITTFIINKLLGLGPLKIKKSREVEEFKEILEEEIEEMEALVIIPINIYLAYAQGADIESSGSVFITGKGQYTSNITALNNIEFTADNSVCRGGTLCAGSEIKLKAVGSVAGVNTVLKVPKTGRITADIAYNNTIFCFGEKQIMLEESVKNVQAYLDKSGQIAIDKFNL; the protein is encoded by the coding sequence ATGAATATGAAATTTTCTGGAACATCTTTAGAAGAATGCATCGAAAAAGCATCGGCAGAATTGACTATTTCTAAAGAATCTCTAAAATATAGGGTAACTAAAGAAGAAAAGAGATTTTTCAAAAGAAAAGTAGAAATAGAAATATTAAATGACAACAAAAATACTGAGGAAGAATTTAAAGAAAAAGAAATAATAGGGGAAAAACAAAAAATAGAAGAGAAACAAGTATTTGGAGCCAAGGTAGAAGATGGGAAAATAATAATAACCGAATCTGAAAATAATGATGAGATTATTACAATTAAATCATGTCCAGGTGTGAATCTGTTTGTTAATGGGGAGAAAAGTGACTTAACAACGATAGTGACATGTAAAGATAAAATTGAATATAAATTTGAACAAATTCAACCTATGAGGAATATTGATATATCTATTACAAACGATAAGATGGAAGCTTATATTAATATAAACTCTATTTCAAAACATATATATGAATTGGTTGACCAAGAATATCATAAAAACTTGACACTTATAAAGAAAAAAATTGGTGATGAATATCCACCTAAATATGATTTAATGGAATTAAAGGAATTACTAAAAAGTAAAGGTATTCGATATGGTATTATAGAAGATGAACTTAATAATATATGTAATGAACATAACGTAAATAATAAATTAATAGCTAAAGGATTACCAGTTCAAAATGATATACCTGATGAAATTAAGACTTTATTTAAAGATGCAGAAGAATTAATAAAGCATGAGGATTCAGAACAAAAGGTAGATTATAGAAATAGATATTCAATTTCTAATGCAAATATAGGAGATATTATAGGGGAAGTAACACCAGGTAAAGTAGGTAGTGATGGCATAGACGTATTAGGTATGCCAATAAAAAGAAAAACAACTAAAAAAGTCACACTAAAAACCGGAGAAGGATGTAAATTTGAGAATAATAAAATTATAGCAACTACGAAGGGGAAACCTGCTCTTAGTGGGGGTAAATTTACAGTGAATAAGCTATATAAGGTAGATGAAGTTGATTTAAAAAGTGGAAATATAGATTTTGTTGGTAACGTAGAGGTAGTTGGAGCTGTTTCAGAGGGCATGGAAGTTAACGCTGGAAATGAACTTTATGTTGGAAAGAATGTGGAATCAGCAGTAGTAAAAGCTCTAGGAGAAGTTACTATTAAGGGAAATGTGTTAAACTCAACAATAACTGCTGGAAGTGAAAATGTGGAAAGAAGACAATATATAGATAATTTAATTATTTTTAAAAATATTATAAATGATTTGGGGTCTACTGTGGAACAAATAAATGAAAATAATTTATTGGGAATCAAGCAATATGGTGAAATTATTAAAATATTAATAGAAAATAAGTTTAAGTTAATTCCTAAATTATCAAGAAGCATTTTAAATTATAATATGTCCCAAGGAGTTCAACATAGTGATATAACTACATTTATAATAAATAAATTATTAGGACTTGGACCATTAAAAATAAAAAAAAGCAGAGAAGTAGAGGAATTTAAAGAAATATTAGAAGAAGAAATAGAAGAGATGGAAGCTTTAGTAATAATCCCAATCAATATTTATTTGGCGTATGCTCAAGGTGCCGATATAGAATCATCAGGAAGTGTTTTTATAACAGGTAAAGGACAATATACTTCCAATATAACAGCGTTAAATAATATAGAATTTACTGCTGACAATTCTGTTTGTAGAGGAGGTACTTTATGTGCTGGTTCTGAAATAAAGTTAAAAGCAGTAGGAAGTGTAGCCGGGGTTAATACTGTATTAAAAGTTCCTAAAACAGGTCGTATTACGGCTGATATAGCGTATAATAATACAATTTTTTGCTTTGGGGAAAAACAAATAATGTTAGAAGAATCAGTTAAAAATGTACAAGCATATTTAGATAAAAGTGGTCAAATTGCAATTGATAAATTTAATTTATAG
- a CDS encoding chemotaxis protein CheW, with the protein MENNEIKMLIFALNGEYYATDIKEVERILGYQEPTILPDAPIFVKGVINHEQSILPIISLSRKFNFGEDKESENRKIIVVKRKENKFGIIVENVYEVRDVNSDLMEAAPAITTTIDRKYIAGLIKLEDNIVILLDLEKILSSEDEGNIF; encoded by the coding sequence ATGGAAAATAATGAAATTAAAATGTTAATATTTGCATTAAATGGAGAATATTATGCAACAGATATAAAAGAAGTTGAAAGAATTTTGGGATATCAAGAACCAACAATTCTTCCAGATGCACCTATCTTTGTAAAGGGAGTAATAAACCATGAGCAAAGTATACTTCCAATAATAAGCTTATCAAGAAAGTTTAATTTTGGAGAAGATAAAGAAAGTGAAAATAGAAAAATAATAGTTGTAAAAAGAAAAGAAAATAAATTTGGAATTATTGTAGAGAATGTTTATGAAGTAAGAGATGTTAATAGCGATTTAATGGAAGCTGCACCAGCAATAACAACTACAATAGATAGAAAGTACATTGCAGGATTAATAAAATTAGAAGATAATATAGTTATTTTATTAGATTTAGAAAAAATATTATCATCAGAGGATGAAGGTAATATTTTCTAG